The Ornithinibacillus sp. 4-3 region GATGTTCAAAAAGTTCAACAAAAATGACACGGCGAATAGGGGAACTTCGACTAAGTTCCAACACGTCCTGTGTTGAACGTCGAAGTCACCACATCGTGCGAAAGTCCGTTCATAAAAATGACGTCGCCTTAAACTTCCGACGCATACGATGTGCTACGACGTACAGGATGTACTAGTGCAGATGTTGCTCTCGTGACGTTGCGAATTTAACCGATGACGGTCCTTTTTATCGCCCTTTTTGAACACACACACTATAAATAAATATTTTTTAAAAGGATAAACTATTTACGCAATTAAAATATGCGAAGAAAGAGAAGGCTATGACAAAAAACAGCACTTAGAATTAGATCTAAGCGCTGTTAAAAGTCTCTTTAATGTTGTGTTGGGCTAGAAACGGGAGCGTACTGATTTGTTAATATTTGCATATCTTGATTCGATAATTGAGGGACTTGATAATATTGATTTTTATTTTGATAAAGAAATATTTCATATGCCATTTCAATGACATTAGGAATACTATCAGCAAATACGCGTCTTAGAACAGGGTTAGTTGCTTCTAAAGCTGATGCTGTTAATGCAGAAGCAATTCCCTTTTGACCACCAATCATAAATCCAGATATACATTCATCGTTAATATTATTAACAGATTGCGCTGGAGATTTTGGCGCAGAAGCTTGCAGACCATAAGTAATATCATTTGCTTGTTCCATCTGATATGATTGTGTCGGTGTCATAGGATCTTGTCCAGTCTTGAGTGTATCAACCATCGTATTGTACATTTGTGATAAAAATTGACGATGGCGTTGATTCATTGCTAATAGTTCAGCATCCTGTGTATGGCCTTCATACATCACATATTGTTCCATACAGCCTATTACTGCACCAATAGTTTCTTGTGCATCCATCAGTTCATGACCACCATGATTCATCTGTGGTGGCATTTGATTAGAAGGTTGCATATTATTCTGTTGATTTAATGGTTTCATTTATTTTCCTCCTTCATTATAATCGAAAGTATTTTTTACTAAATTTATTTTTTTATACATCAATTAAAGAAAAAGACTCATCATTGAAAGAGAGAATCAATTATTGTTACAATAAAATGGAGAAAGGAAGGTTGACAATTATGAAGAGATTTTTACAAGCAATGCTTGTAGTTATGTTTTTATTTATGTTAATTGGATGTAGTGATAAAAATTCAGAAGAAACAGAAGATCAGGATGAAGAGGAAGTGAATATATCAGGTCATTGGACAGGAGCCATTCATTTACCTGGTCAACCTTTACATATTGCTTTAACAATAGATGGAGCAGATGAGGGAGACATGAGTATTCCGATGCAGGGTATTGAGGGGGCTAACAGTCTTCCAGTAGATACATTAAAAATAGAAGAAGATAAAGTGACGATTACAGTTAACTTACAAGGCAGTATCCTCAGTTTAGAAGGAGCTGTGGAAGAGGGAGAATTTAAAGGTGATTTTACACAAAATGGACAAACATTTCCCTTTACTTTATATGAAAGAGAAGAAACAGAAGGAGAATTTCTTTCTGTGGAAACAGCTATTGGGACACTTAATGGAGAGCTAGAGTTACCAGAAGGTGATGGACCATTTCCAGTAATGATTATTATTCCGGGGTCTGGACCTACAGACCGTAATGGAAATACGGCGATGGGAGATAATGATGGACTAAAACAGATAGCAGAGCAATTAGCAACAGAAGGAATTGCTTCTCTACGTTATGATAAGCGTGGCGCTGGTAAAAATAAGGAAGCGGTAGGCGAGGAAGTGGATATTAACTTCACGCAATTTACAGATGACGCACAGGCATGGGTAGAATTACTAACAGAAGATGAACGATTTACAAGTGTAGGGATTATCGGACATAGCCAAGGTTCATTGGAAGGAATGGTAACAGCTCAAAGCAATGATGTGGATGTATTTATTTCATTGGCGGGAATAGGAAGAGGAATGGATGAGGTGTTATATGAGCAATTGCAAGCGCAATTGCCAGAGGGGTTGCTAGAAGAAAGTGAAGAGATTCTACAACAATTAAAGCAAGGAAAAGCAGTTGCTGAAATTTCCCCAGAACTGCAAGCGATATTCCGACCATCTGTTCAACCATTTCTAATTTCTATGATGCAGCTTAATCCTACTGAGGAATTGGAGAAATTAACAATTCCAGTAATGCTCGTAAATGGAGAGCGTGATATACAGGTGCCTGCTACAGATGCTGAGATATTACATGAAGCAAAACCAGATACAGAGCTACTGATTTTAGAAAATATGAATCATGTGTTAAAGGATACAACGGAAGATATTCAGGATAACTATTTAACCTATTCTAACCCTACGCTACCAGTAGCAGATGGACTAATGGATGGAATGATACAATTTTTAAAGGAGAATAATTTTATAGAAGAATAGCCGGAGATTGTTGCAAGATTGATAAATGCAGGGGAGCAAATCTGATCCCCTGCATTTCTTACTAATCTTCCTTCATAAAAGTTAAAATCAAAAAGAAGACAAAGCTTAATAATAAAATAGTTCCACCAACGATAAAGAAAATGGTTGTAAACACACCATCTATACCAAATGGTTTCGTATAGTAAAGCCACATTCCAGCGGT contains the following coding sequences:
- a CDS encoding alpha/beta hydrolase family protein, which encodes MKRFLQAMLVVMFLFMLIGCSDKNSEETEDQDEEEVNISGHWTGAIHLPGQPLHIALTIDGADEGDMSIPMQGIEGANSLPVDTLKIEEDKVTITVNLQGSILSLEGAVEEGEFKGDFTQNGQTFPFTLYEREETEGEFLSVETAIGTLNGELELPEGDGPFPVMIIIPGSGPTDRNGNTAMGDNDGLKQIAEQLATEGIASLRYDKRGAGKNKEAVGEEVDINFTQFTDDAQAWVELLTEDERFTSVGIIGHSQGSLEGMVTAQSNDVDVFISLAGIGRGMDEVLYEQLQAQLPEGLLEESEEILQQLKQGKAVAEISPELQAIFRPSVQPFLISMMQLNPTEELEKLTIPVMLVNGERDIQVPATDAEILHEAKPDTELLILENMNHVLKDTTEDIQDNYLTYSNPTLPVADGLMDGMIQFLKENNFIEE
- a CDS encoding spore coat protein, which produces MKPLNQQNNMQPSNQMPPQMNHGGHELMDAQETIGAVIGCMEQYVMYEGHTQDAELLAMNQRHRQFLSQMYNTMVDTLKTGQDPMTPTQSYQMEQANDITYGLQASAPKSPAQSVNNINDECISGFMIGGQKGIASALTASALEATNPVLRRVFADSIPNVIEMAYEIFLYQNKNQYYQVPQLSNQDMQILTNQYAPVSSPTQH